One Tachysurus fulvidraco isolate hzauxx_2018 chromosome 2, HZAU_PFXX_2.0, whole genome shotgun sequence DNA segment encodes these proteins:
- the LOC113656532 gene encoding transcription factor HES-5-like: MAPTITSAMNISNEQLPLNNKLRKLMVEKMRRDRINSSIEQLKSLLAAEFLNQQPDSKLDKGDILEMTVSFLRQQQQHPALSFSSAAVNQGFSRCVHDIVHFLSKDEVKTQSQKKLLNHFQNLQPSSDENRRESVLAQLSSTDQQIISKEKTSVKSSLWRPW; encoded by the exons ATGGCACCAACCATCACTTCAGCAATGAACATCTCAAACGAGCAGCTACCTCTGAACAACAAG CTGAGGAAGCTGATGGTGGAGAAGATGCGCAGAGATCGTATCAACAGCAGCATTGAGCAGCTGAAGTCTCTCCTGGCTGCAGAGTTCCTCAACCAGCAGCCTGACTCCAAACTGGATAAAGGAGATATCCTGGAGATGACAGTCAGCTTCCTgagacagcagcagcagcatcctGCATTATCCTTCAGCTCTGCAGCTGTCAATCAAGGCTTCTCCAGATGTGTCCATGACATTGTACACTTCCTGTCTAAAGATGAGGTGAAGACACAGAGCCAGAAAAAACTGCTGAACCACTTCCAGAACCTGCAGCCATCTTCAGATGAGAACAGGAGGGAAAGTGTTCTGGCTCAGCTAAGCTCTACAGACCAGCAGATCATCAGCAAAGAGAAGACATCAGTTAAGAGCTCCCTCTGGAGGCCCTGGTAA
- the LOC113656438 gene encoding aerolysin-like protein, with protein MSYLAPVLRIGGQGGSEFDFNGIGNGATLKQIWVWAGGWQIRGIKAWLTDGRSRQFGTSDGKYSEFTFEDDEQVKSLSLWGNGAGTRLGAIKFKTNKSREFFAQMTEWGLKKEYPIDVGSGICMGIGGRAGADIDSLCFKFINTIKSTKLTNVQYPTLHSVIPNVAVEEIKSTTYHNNTTETQEYKVESSKTVTRKSSWSVTNKMETSFKMEVRAGVPEVVEVTAGFSITVGTESSYGLENTEEKTELISFPVKVPSGKTMDVDITIGRATVDLPYTGTVQITCYNGSVLEFKTSGTYKGVTYTDAKIVVNESGKRK; from the coding sequence ATGTCATACTTGGCACCAGTCCTTAGAATTGGAGGGCAAGGAGGAAGTGAATTTGATTTTAATGGTATTGGAAATGGAGCCACACTAAAACAGATCTGGGTGTGGGCTGGTGGCTGGCAGATAAGAGGAATCAAGGCTTGGCTAACTGATGGCCGGTCCAGGCAATTTGGTACCTCTGATGGGAAGTATTCAGAATTTACCTTTGAAGATGACGAGCAAGTCAAGTCCCTCTCACTTTGGGGAAATGGAGCTGGAACACGTCTGGGTGCCATCAAATTCAAGACAAATAAGTCCAGAGAGTTCTTTGCACAGATGACAGAATGGGGGCTGAAAAAAGAATATCCAATTGATGTGGGTTCTGGGATCTGCATGGGAATCGGAGGACGTGCTGGTGCAGATATTGATAGCTTATGCTTTAAATTCATCAACACCATCAAGTCTACAAAGTTAACAAATGTTCAGTATCCCACACTTCACAGTGTGATACCTAATGTGGCTGTTGAGGAAATCAAATCCACAACATACCATAATAATACTACTGAAACTCAAGAATATAAAGTAGAATCCTCCAAAACAGTCACCAGAAAGTCATCCTGGTCCGTTACCAACAAGATGGAAACCTCATTTAAAATGGAAGTGAGGGCAGGAGTTCCAGAGGTTGTGGAAGTTACAGCTGGATTTAGTATCACAGTGGGAACCGAGAGCTCGTATGGTTTAGAGAACACTGAGGAGAAAACTGAGCTGATCTCGTTTCCTGTTAAAGTCCCTTCAGGGAAAACCATGGATGTGGACATCACTATTGGTCGGGCTACAGTTGATCTCCCCTACACTGGAACAGTCCAGATTACCTGCTACAATGGCAGTGTGCTGGAGTTTAAAACCAGTGGAACCTACAAAGGTGTCACTTACACTGATGCAAAAATTGTTGTGAATGAATctggaaaaagaaagtaa